One Candidatus Zixiibacteriota bacterium genomic window, CCAGGTGAGGAAAAAGAGATCGAGGCGATCTATCCAAAAGAGTATTTTGAGAAAAACCTAGCAGGAAAAATCATCAAGTACAAAGTCAGGATAAAAGAGATCAAGGAGAAAATCCTGGCACAGATAAATGATGACTTCGCTAAAGGTTTAGGGGAATATAAAAGCTTAGATGAACTGAAGAAAAAAATAAAAGAGGACCTGGAAAAAGAATCGCAGAGGGAGGCGGAAAAAGATTTAGCCAGTCAGGTGATTAAACAGGTGGTGGAGAAAAATGGCTTCGAGGTGCCGGAATCCTTATTAAATCTTTATCTGGACAATCTGGTTGAGGATTTTAAAAAAAGCTATAAAAATGTGGATGAGGAAAAACTCCGGGAGCAGTATAAGGAGTTAGGTTTATCCAGGATAAGGTGGGAGTTTTTAATGCACGAGATAGTCAAAAAAGAGAAAATCGAGGTCACCAAGGAAGATACGGACAAGTGGGTGGAGAATTTCGCCAGAGCTAATTCCCTGGAGTTAAAGCAGGCCAAAGAGTTCATAGCTCAGAAGAAAAAGATCAAGGATATCAAGGAGACGATCTTGGAAGATAAGGTGATAGAGTTCATCATTAAAAACTCCGAGGTCAAAGAGGAAATTGTAAAAGAATCCCTCGAGAAAAAAGAGGAAAAAAAGATCATTACACCCTGAAAGGAATTGTAAAATAAACGAAGGAAATTAGGTCAGCGGGGGTGGGAGCCCCTCCTACGTGAGCAGAAGGTGTGAGGTTTTCGTAGGATGGGCACCTTGCCCGTCAATCATTTAAAAGGAGAGTGTATGACCCTGGTGCCGTTTGTTATCGAGCAGACCGGAAGAGGAGAAAGAGCCTATGACATCTTCTCGCGGCTTTTAAAAGACCGGATAATCTTCATCGGCTCGCCGATTGACGATAATATCGCCAACTTGGTGATCGCTCAACTGCTTTTCCTGGATGCAGAGGATCCGGACAAAGATATCAATATCTACATAAACTCACCTGGCGGGATTGTCACCTCCGGTCTGGCGATTTACGATACGATGCAGTTTGTCAAGCCGGCAGTTGCCACGACCTGTGTAGGGTTAGCTGCCAGCATAGCCGCGCTTCTTTTAGCCGGCGGGTCAAAAGGTAAAAGGGCAGCCCTGCCTCATTCCAGGGTATTGATCCATCAGCCCTGGGGAGGAGTTCAGGGACAGGTCAGCGATATCGAGATCCAGACTAAGGAGATGAGGACTGTCAGGGAGATTCTGAACGATATATTATCCCGGCATACTGGTCAACCCATAGATAAAATAGTCAAGGATACTGACCGCAACTACTTTATGTCTCCGGATGAGGCTAAAGCTTACGGTCTGGTAGATGAGGTTTTCCAGAGGAAGACAAAATAGAGAATAGGTTGAGGGTTAGTTCTGTCTGGAGCTACTCCAGACAGAGAATGTGTCAGGTCTTAGGACCTGACACAACGGGCAAAACATTTGGGTATGCTATCGGTTGGTCTCCAGACCAACAGATTCTATCTTCATTGGTGAGGACACCAACGAAGAGCAAAAGATAACGGGGATGAGAACATCCCCTCCGAGCTAAAATCTGTCACAGGAAAAAAGGTAAAACTAAAGTTTTACGCTCCAGTTTTTTGGGAGACTCAAATTCAGGGGTGAAAAATGTCTAACCGGATTGTGGTGGGGATGCAGTGGGGGGATGAGGGGAAAGGGAAGATCGTAGATTTACTTTCGGAAAAAGCAGATATCATTG contains:
- the tig gene encoding trigger factor → MKVNVTKDKAWKRVLEIEIPVEKVKGEFDSVYQEYQRKVRIPGFRKGKAPLEMIKSRYKEAVTKDVLDKLLPQAYEEAVNQSNLTPLTLPILKEEIDFKEGIPLQFKVLIEIRPEIELKDFKGLQLKKKIIQITEGHVQNALNYLQDKNAELHSVEREVKDGDFLIVDLEELSGEESKAKKKTENQQIWLKKENLLTEFYRGLLGAKPGEEKEIEAIYPKEYFEKNLAGKIIKYKVRIKEIKEKILAQINDDFAKGLGEYKSLDELKKKIKEDLEKESQREAEKDLASQVIKQVVEKNGFEVPESLLNLYLDNLVEDFKKSYKNVDEEKLREQYKELGLSRIRWEFLMHEIVKKEKIEVTKEDTDKWVENFARANSLELKQAKEFIAQKKKIKDIKETILEDKVIEFIIKNSEVKEEIVKESLEKKEEKKIITP
- the clpP gene encoding ATP-dependent Clp endopeptidase proteolytic subunit ClpP, producing MTLVPFVIEQTGRGERAYDIFSRLLKDRIIFIGSPIDDNIANLVIAQLLFLDAEDPDKDINIYINSPGGIVTSGLAIYDTMQFVKPAVATTCVGLAASIAALLLAGGSKGKRAALPHSRVLIHQPWGGVQGQVSDIEIQTKEMRTVREILNDILSRHTGQPIDKIVKDTDRNYFMSPDEAKAYGLVDEVFQRKTK